The following proteins come from a genomic window of Salvia hispanica cultivar TCC Black 2014 chromosome 4, UniMelb_Shisp_WGS_1.0, whole genome shotgun sequence:
- the LOC125218081 gene encoding auxin-induced protein X15-like, giving the protein MANTKKKIVDVLNLKRLQKSLLSGKKHFSGEEMKVPVDVKEGHFAVMAVDDDQLGRFIVPLSFLTRPSFLRLLEQAAEEYGFDHRGALTVPCRPTELQRILAEETPSNWTLQ; this is encoded by the coding sequence ATGGCAAAcactaagaaaaaaattgttgacGTACTAAACCTTAAGAGGCTACAAAAGAGTCTACTTTCCGGCAAGAAGCATTTTTCCGGCGAGGAAATGAAGGTGCCGGTGGATGTGAAGGAAGGACATTTTGCGGTGATGGCGGTGGACGACGATCAATTGGGGCGATTTATCGTTCCCTTGAGTTTCCTCACACGCCCCTCATTCTTGCGGCTATTGGAGCAAGCTGCCGAAGAATACGGCTTCGATCACCGCGGCGCCCTCACCGTTCCATGCCGTCCCACCGAGCTCCAGCGGATACTGGCAGAGGAAACCCCTTCTAACTGGACCTTGCAATAA